A genomic window from Heterodontus francisci isolate sHetFra1 chromosome 36, sHetFra1.hap1, whole genome shotgun sequence includes:
- the LOC137351475 gene encoding putative nuclease HARBI1, with the protein MLEDELRPMGFSGHPMPVSLKISVAFNFYASGSFQGFTADMCGVSQTAAHHCIKEVTNALFKRAGDYVRYRTDPDSQAQRTIGFGPSLDSPRCKVPMAQPAALINRKSFHSINGWILRDKTWLLRNPCTAAEERYNICHSSTQVTIEQAIGLLKMRVCCLDQSGGALQYAPARVSCIVVVCCALHNLALQRGEALHKEDMNDCHSSTDEEDTEENDEQAALDVELLATESSNIE; encoded by the exons ATGTTGGAGGACGAGTTGAGACCAATGGGAttcagtggtcaccctatgccagtgtccCTGAAGATTTCAGTGGCAtttaacttttatgcatctggatctttccagggattcactgcagacatgtgtggagtctcccagacagcagcccaccactgcatcaaggaggtgaccaatgccttgttcaagagggccggcgactacgTGCGCTACCGGACTGATCCTGACAGTCAGGCCCAGAGGACTATTGGAtttgggccatcgctggattctcccaggtgcaaggtTCCTATGGCCCAGCCAGCTGCTttgatcaacaggaagagcttccattccatcaac ggatggattctcagggacaagacatggctactgaggaacccttgcactgcagcagaggagaggtataacatctgccacagctccacccaagtgaccatcgagcaggctattGGTTTGCTGAAGATGAGAGTCTGTTGCctggatcaatccggtggagccctgcagtatgccccagccagggtctcgtgtattgtggtggtctgctgtgctctgcacaacctagcactgcagaggggggaggccttgcataaaGAGGACATGAATGATTGCCACTCCTCAACTGAtgaggaggacacggaggagaatgatgagcaggcagcactggatgttgaactccTTGCAACGGAGTCCAGTAACATTGAGTGA